A genomic region of Alnus glutinosa chromosome 11, dhAlnGlut1.1, whole genome shotgun sequence contains the following coding sequences:
- the LOC133882661 gene encoding protein DMR6-LIKE OXYGENASE 2-like, whose amino-acid sequence MGEVDPAFIQDPEHRPRISFTEAEGIPLIDLSPIALHPSSDGVSAVDEGVVREIGNACEEWGFFQVINHGVPLEKRQRIEDLSRKFFAQSLEEKRKVRRNDKEVLGYYDTEHTKNVRDWKEVFDFTIEEPTIIPVSHEPDDKEVTEWTNQWPDYPPELREACQDYAQEMVKLAYKLMELVALSLGLPGDKFHGFFKDQTSFIRFNHYPPCPAPQLALGLGRHKDGGALTILAQDDVGGLEVKRKTDGEWLRVNPTANAYIINVGDIIQVWSNDKYESVEHRVMVNSKRERFSIPFFFNPAHYTMVKPLEELTNEQKPAKYRAYSWGKFITNRKRSNFQKLNVENIQISHFRISE is encoded by the exons ATGGGAGAGGTAGATCCAGCTTTCATCCAAGACCCTGAACACAGGCCCAGAATCTCCTTCACCGAAGCTGAAGGCATCCCATTGATCGATCTTTCTCCCATAGCTCTACACCCCTCCTCCGACGGAGTTTCTGCCGTTGATGAGGGCGTTGTTAGAGAGATAGGGAATGCATGCGAGGAGTGGGGTTTCTTCCAGGTAATCAACCACGGCGTGCCTTTGGAGAAGCGGCAGAGGATCGAGGATCTGTCGAGGAAATTCTTTGCGCAGAgtttggaggagaagaggaaggtGAGAAGGAACGACAAGGAGGTATTGGGCTACTATGACACTGAGCACACCAAGAATGTTAGGGACTGGAAGGAGGTGTTTGATTTTACTATTGAGGAACCCACCATAATCCCGGTTTCTCATGAGCCTGATGACAAGGAAGTGACTGAGTGGACTAATCAGTGGCCTGACTACCCGCCTGAGTTGAG GGAGGCATGCCAGGACTATGCTCAAGAGATGGTAAAACTAGCTTACAAGTTAATGGAACTTGTGGCCCTGAGCCTAGGCTTGCCAGGAGATAAGTTCCATGGCTTTTTCAAAGACCAAACTAGCTTTATCCGGTTCAATCACTATCCGCCTTGCCCTGCCCCTCAATTAGCGCTTGGCCTTGGTCGACACAAGGACGGTGGTGCCTTAACCATCCTTGCTCAAGATGATGTTGGAGGATTGGAAGTCAAGCGCAAAACGGATGGAGAGTGGCTTCGGGTCAACCCCACCGCGAATGCTTATATCATCAATGTCGGAGACATCATTCAG GTTTGGAGCAATGACAAGTATGAGAGCGTCGAACACAGGGTGATGGTGAACTCAAAGAGGGAAAGGTTCTCCATTCCATTTTTCTTCAACCCTGCACACTACACCATGGTTAAGCCCTTGGAGGAGCTGACAAATGAGCAAAAGCCTGCAAAATATAGGGCATACAGCTGGGGAAAGTTTATAACTAACAGAAAGCGCAGTAATTTCCAGAAGCTCAATGTTGAAAACATCCAAATCTCTCATTTCAGGATATCAGAGTAA
- the LOC133882632 gene encoding protein DMR6-LIKE OXYGENASE 1-like: MGEVDPAFIQDPEHRPRISFTEAEGIPFIDLSPIAQTLHPSSDKVSAVIREIGNACEEWGFFQVINHGVPLEKRQRIEDLSRKFFAQSLEEKRKVRRNEKEVYGYYDGEHTKNVRDWKEVFDFTVEEPTIIPVSHEPDDKEVTEWTNQWPDYPPELREACQEYAQEMVKLGYKLLELVALSLGLPGDKFHGFYKDQTSFIRFNHYPPCPSPHLALGVGRHKDIGALTILAQDDVGGLEVKRKTDGEWIRVNSSTADAYIINVGDIIQVWSNDKYESVEHRAMVNSKRERFSIPFFFNPAHYTMVKPLEELTNEQKPAKYRAYSWGKFITNRKRSNFQKLNVENIQIYHFRISE; the protein is encoded by the exons ATGGGAGAGGTAGATCCAGCTTTCATCCAAGATCCTGAACACAGGCCCAGAATCTCCTTCACCGAAGCTGAAGGCATCCCATTCATCGATCTTTCTCCTATAGCTCAGACTCTACACCCCTCCTCCGACAAAGTTTCTGCAGTTATTAGAGAGATAGGGAATGCATGCGAGGAGTGGGGTTTCTTCCAGGTGATCAACCACGGCGTGCCTTTGGAGAAGCGGCAGAGGATCGAGGATCTGTCGAGGAAGTTCTTTGCGCAGAgtttggaggagaagaggaaggtGAGAAGGAACGAGAAGGAGGTGTATGGTTACTATGACGGTGAGCACACCAAGAATGTTAGGGACTGGAAGGAGGTGTTTGATTTTACTGTTGAGGAACCGACCATAATCCCGGTATCTCATGAGCCTGATGACAAGGAAGTGACTGAGTGGACTAATCAGTGGCCTGACTACCCGCCTGAGTTGAG GGAGGCATGCCAGGAATATGCTCAAGAGATGGTAAAACTAGGTTACAAGTTATTGGAACTTGTGGCCCTGAGCCTAGGCTTGCCAGGAGATAAGTTCCATGGCTTTTACAAAGACCAAACTAGCTTTATCCGGTTTAATCATTATCCGCCTTGCCCTTCCCCTCACTTAGCGCTTGGTGTTGGCCGACACAAGGACATTGGTGCCTTAACCATCCTTGCTCAAGATGATGTTGGAGGATTGGAAGTCAAGCGCAAAACGGATGGAGAGTGGATTCGGGTCAACTCCAGTACCGCGGATGCTTATATCATCAATGTTGGTGACATCATTCAG GTTTGGAGCAATGACAAGTATGAGAGCGTGGAGCACAGGGCGATGGTGAACTCAAAGAGGGAAAGGTTCTCCATTCCATTTTTCTTCAACCCGGCACACTACACCATGGTTAAGCCCTTGGAGGAGCTGACAAATGAGCAAAAGCCTGCTAAATATAGGGCATACAGCTGGGGAAAGTTCATAACTAACAGAAAGCGCAGTAATTTCCAGAAGCTCAATGTTGAAAACATCCAAATCTATCATTTCAGGATATCAGAGTAA